From one Flavobacterium sp. N502536 genomic stretch:
- a CDS encoding porin family protein codes for MRLLFSCLFLVSFFNSFAQEVKPEVKPEVKPVVKIDSLYREDQFYFSVTYNLLTKIPQGLKQNKFSAGLSAGFLRDMPVNKSRTVAIATGLGLSYQNYNQNLTIAKGADGALTYEVTDYNDISSNRYKQYSVDLPIEFRWRNSTYESTKFWRIYSGFKVSYVFSNKSILDTGEETFKISNNPDINKLQYSVYLAVGYNTWNLYLNYGLSPLFKDVTTVSGQNINVRTLNAGLIFYIL; via the coding sequence ATGCGATTACTTTTTAGTTGTTTGTTTTTAGTATCGTTTTTTAATTCTTTTGCCCAAGAAGTTAAACCGGAGGTAAAGCCAGAAGTGAAGCCTGTGGTTAAAATCGATTCTTTGTATCGGGAAGATCAGTTTTATTTTTCGGTTACCTATAATCTTCTTACAAAGATTCCACAGGGACTTAAACAAAATAAATTTTCTGCCGGACTTTCTGCCGGTTTCCTGCGTGACATGCCAGTCAATAAAAGCAGAACCGTTGCCATTGCTACAGGTTTGGGGTTGAGTTATCAGAATTATAATCAAAACCTGACCATCGCTAAAGGGGCAGATGGAGCTTTGACCTATGAAGTAACCGATTATAATGATATTTCGTCCAACAGATACAAACAATATTCGGTTGATTTGCCAATAGAATTTCGCTGGAGAAATTCGACTTATGAAAGTACTAAATTCTGGAGAATCTATAGCGGATTTAAAGTAAGCTATGTATTCTCTAACAAATCCATTTTAGATACCGGGGAAGAAACGTTTAAAATTTCGAACAATCCGGATATAAACAAATTGCAATACAGCGTATATCTGGCTGTAGGGTATAACACCTGGAACCTTTATCTCAATTATGGATTAAGTCCTTTGTTTAAAGATGTAACAACGGTTTCCGGACAAAATATTAACGTAAGAACGCTTAATGCCGGATTGATATTCTACATTTTATAA
- a CDS encoding bifunctional UDP-N-acetylmuramoyl-tripeptide:D-alanyl-D-alanine ligase/alanine racemase codes for MSINIKSLIPVLEAEWMGPDSDVFVDHISIDSRSLQNGSKTLFIALSGVNNDAHLYIEELIDKGVQNFVVQYIPENVKGKASFLVVKNTLQALQEFAGYYRKLFTFPIIGLTGSNGKTIVKEWLNFLLSPDYNIIRSPKSYNSQVGVPLSVIAINEKHNLGIFEAGISTVNEMEKLERIIKPNIGVLTSIGSAHDEGFENLEEKIDQKLLLFKNSAVIIYQNNKLVDACLAKLNQDYVLPERVLFSWSFTEESADVFVVKRVNEDETTSIQARYGNEIFDLEIPFSDSASIENAISCLLVMLYLKYDAETIQNRFQNLYPVQMRLEVKNGINNCSIIDDSYSSDFQSLKIALDFLESQQKKNASKTVILSDIFQSGFSNEELYTKVAQLIADNKINRVIAIGATISSFAPKFSNCTTFQNTAEFIAQIESLNFENETILIKGARSFQFEEIVSLLEEKTHETILEINLNSISHNLNYYKSKLASGVKLMVMVKAFGYGNGGLEIGKLLEHHKVDYLGVAFADEGISLKNGGIKLPIMVLNPESTSFPSIIQYHLEPEIYSVKGLKAFLKIAREKNLKDFPIHIKLDTGMHRLGFEEDTLNELIETLRGNSTVKVKSVLSHLATSDEEKHFDFVRSQIRLFETLSVKLITALNINPIRHILNTSGISNFPDAQYNMVRLGIGLYGVSNDPAEQKYLENVGTLKSIISQVRTIPTGDSVGYGRRFMAQKETKVATIPIGYADGISRLWGNQVGYVMIKNQKAFILGSVCMDMLMVDVSEIDCKEGDSVIIFGENPTVVEMATALKTIPYEIMTSISQRVKRVFFR; via the coding sequence ATGAGCATAAATATAAAAAGCCTGATTCCGGTTCTCGAAGCCGAATGGATGGGTCCAGATTCTGATGTTTTCGTTGATCACATTTCGATCGACAGCCGTTCTTTACAAAACGGTTCTAAAACTTTGTTTATTGCCTTGTCAGGGGTTAATAATGATGCTCATTTGTATATAGAAGAACTTATAGACAAAGGAGTTCAGAATTTTGTGGTACAGTATATTCCGGAGAATGTAAAAGGCAAAGCTAGTTTTTTGGTAGTCAAAAATACGTTGCAGGCTTTACAGGAATTTGCGGGTTATTATCGCAAGCTGTTTACCTTTCCTATTATCGGATTGACCGGAAGTAACGGTAAAACGATCGTAAAGGAATGGCTGAATTTCCTTTTGAGTCCCGACTATAATATTATCCGAAGCCCTAAAAGTTACAACTCTCAGGTGGGGGTTCCATTGTCAGTAATTGCCATTAATGAAAAACATAATCTGGGTATTTTCGAAGCCGGAATATCGACGGTTAATGAAATGGAGAAACTCGAAAGAATCATTAAACCCAATATTGGAGTTTTAACGAGCATTGGTTCGGCACATGATGAGGGCTTTGAAAATCTGGAAGAAAAAATCGATCAAAAATTACTGCTGTTTAAGAATTCGGCCGTTATCATCTATCAGAACAATAAACTTGTAGATGCCTGTCTGGCGAAGTTAAATCAGGACTATGTTTTACCCGAAAGAGTACTTTTTTCATGGAGTTTTACCGAGGAATCTGCAGATGTTTTTGTGGTAAAACGGGTGAATGAAGACGAAACAACGAGTATTCAGGCCCGTTACGGGAATGAAATTTTCGATTTGGAAATTCCATTTAGTGATTCGGCCTCCATCGAAAATGCAATCTCCTGTTTGTTGGTTATGCTTTACCTGAAGTACGATGCGGAAACCATTCAAAACCGATTTCAAAATTTGTATCCGGTACAAATGCGTCTTGAGGTTAAAAACGGAATCAACAATTGCAGTATTATCGACGACAGTTACAGTTCAGACTTTCAGTCGCTAAAAATTGCATTGGACTTTTTAGAAAGCCAGCAGAAAAAAAACGCTTCAAAAACGGTTATACTGTCGGATATTTTTCAAAGTGGATTTTCTAATGAAGAGCTGTACACAAAAGTAGCACAGTTAATTGCAGACAATAAAATAAACCGCGTTATAGCCATCGGAGCAACCATTTCTTCCTTTGCGCCTAAATTTTCGAATTGTACCACTTTTCAGAATACAGCCGAATTTATTGCGCAAATTGAAAGTCTGAACTTTGAAAATGAAACCATCTTAATCAAAGGAGCGAGATCGTTTCAGTTTGAAGAAATTGTGTCCTTGCTGGAAGAGAAAACCCATGAAACGATACTGGAGATTAACCTGAATTCGATTAGTCATAATCTCAATTATTATAAATCAAAATTAGCTTCCGGTGTGAAGCTAATGGTCATGGTCAAGGCCTTTGGTTATGGAAACGGAGGATTGGAAATTGGCAAATTGCTCGAACATCACAAGGTAGATTATTTGGGAGTGGCATTTGCCGATGAAGGGATTTCACTTAAAAACGGCGGAATAAAATTGCCAATCATGGTTCTGAATCCAGAATCGACCAGCTTTCCTTCGATCATACAATACCATTTAGAACCCGAAATTTATAGTGTTAAGGGACTAAAAGCCTTTTTGAAAATTGCAAGAGAAAAGAATTTAAAAGACTTTCCGATTCACATCAAACTGGATACCGGAATGCACCGTCTGGGTTTTGAAGAAGATACTTTAAACGAATTAATTGAAACCCTGAGAGGAAATTCGACCGTAAAAGTAAAAAGTGTGCTGTCGCATTTGGCCACCAGTGATGAGGAAAAACATTTTGATTTTGTGAGATCTCAGATTCGTTTGTTTGAGACCTTGTCGGTAAAATTAATTACAGCCTTAAATATTAACCCTATTCGTCATATTCTGAACACTTCCGGGATAAGTAACTTTCCGGATGCACAATACAATATGGTGCGTTTGGGCATTGGTTTGTATGGTGTATCCAACGATCCGGCTGAGCAGAAGTACCTCGAAAATGTGGGAACTTTAAAATCGATTATTTCTCAGGTGCGAACAATTCCGACAGGAGACAGCGTGGGTTACGGACGCCGTTTTATGGCACAGAAAGAAACCAAAGTCGCTACAATTCCTATTGGTTATGCAGACGGAATTTCGCGTTTATGGGGCAATCAGGTAGGTTATGTGATGATTAAGAATCAAAAAGCATTCATTTTAGGAAGCGTTTGTATGGACATGCTCATGGTAGATGTAAGCGAGATTGATTGTAAAGAAGGAGATTCAGTAATCATTTTTGGAGAAAATCCGACGGTTGTCGAAATGGCAACAGCCTTAAAAACAATACCCTACGAAATCATGACCAGCATCTCGCAACGTGTAAAAAGAGTGTTTTTTAGATAA
- the mscL gene encoding large conductance mechanosensitive channel protein MscL has protein sequence MGFFADFKASLLKGDVLSLATAVVIGGAFGKIVGSAVDDIIMPVVGLLTGGIDFTQKFVTLDGNAYPNLAAAKAAGAAVITYGNLVQAIINFVIISFFVFVVLRAAEKAKKKEPVVAAPAGPTQEELLTQIRDLLKK, from the coding sequence ATGGGATTTTTTGCAGATTTTAAAGCTTCTTTGCTAAAAGGTGATGTGCTTAGTTTAGCGACAGCTGTCGTTATTGGTGGTGCATTTGGAAAAATAGTGGGTTCTGCTGTAGACGATATTATTATGCCAGTTGTTGGTTTACTTACAGGAGGAATTGATTTTACTCAAAAATTTGTTACACTGGATGGCAATGCGTATCCAAATTTGGCTGCTGCTAAAGCTGCCGGGGCTGCAGTAATTACGTATGGAAATTTAGTTCAGGCGATAATTAATTTTGTAATTATATCGTTTTTTGTATTTGTTGTACTGAGAGCTGCTGAAAAAGCGAAGAAAAAAGAACCTGTGGTTGCGGCACCTGCCGGACCAACTCAAGAAGAGCTACTTACGCAAATTAGAGATTTGCTTAAAAAATAA
- a CDS encoding aspartate-semialdehyde dehydrogenase — MRIAVVGATGMVGEVMLRVLAERNFPVTELIPVASEKSVGKEIEYKGTKYKVVGLQTAVDMKADIAVFSAGGETSLEWAPKFAAAGTTVIDNSSAWRMDPTKKLVVPEINASTLTKEDKIIANPNCSTIQMVLTLAPLHRKYNIKRIIVSTYQSITGTGVKAVRQLENEYAGVQGELAYKYPIHRNAIPHCDSFEENGYTKEEMKLVRETQKILGDNTIRVTATAVRVPVVGGHSEAVNVEFTNDFDVNEVREILHNTDGVVVQDNLDTFTYPMPLYAEGKNDVFVGRIRRDESQPNTLNLWIVADNLRKGAATNTIQIAEYLIAAGLV, encoded by the coding sequence ATGAGAATAGCCGTTGTAGGTGCCACTGGTATGGTTGGCGAAGTAATGCTTAGAGTTTTAGCAGAAAGAAATTTTCCTGTTACCGAGTTAATTCCTGTAGCTTCTGAGAAATCAGTAGGAAAAGAAATCGAATATAAAGGAACAAAATATAAAGTGGTAGGATTGCAAACAGCAGTTGATATGAAAGCTGATATTGCGGTTTTTTCAGCCGGAGGGGAAACTTCACTGGAATGGGCACCAAAATTTGCTGCAGCCGGAACAACTGTTATTGATAACTCATCGGCATGGAGAATGGACCCAACTAAGAAATTAGTAGTTCCGGAAATCAATGCTTCGACTTTAACCAAAGAAGATAAAATTATTGCAAACCCAAACTGTTCAACCATTCAAATGGTGTTGACATTGGCTCCATTGCACAGAAAATACAATATTAAAAGAATTATCGTTTCTACTTATCAGTCGATCACCGGAACTGGAGTAAAAGCGGTAAGACAGTTGGAAAATGAGTACGCAGGAGTTCAGGGAGAATTGGCTTACAAATATCCAATTCACAGAAATGCTATTCCACATTGCGACAGTTTTGAAGAAAACGGATACACTAAAGAAGAGATGAAATTGGTTCGCGAGACTCAAAAGATTCTTGGAGACAACACCATCAGAGTAACGGCTACTGCAGTTCGTGTACCGGTTGTTGGCGGACATAGCGAGGCAGTAAATGTTGAGTTTACGAATGACTTCGATGTAAACGAAGTTCGTGAAATTCTGCACAATACTGATGGAGTAGTAGTACAGGATAATTTAGATACTTTTACCTATCCAATGCCATTGTATGCCGAAGGTAAAAATGATGTTTTTGTGGGTAGAATTCGTCGTGACGAAAGCCAGCCAAATACATTGAACCTATGGATTGTTGCCGATAACCTGAGAAAAGGAGCTGCAACCAACACCATTCAAATCGCTGAATATTTAATTGCAGCCGGTTTGGTATAA
- a CDS encoding SMI1/KNR4 family protein → MNFDNYKIIPNYKTNKTDLFVADEEEILACEKTLNITFDEDYKAYVSEFGSGILGGTYVRIYLPETIVLTLEGWKSRITEYWFWDEGKEVLTKEEVLNSVRIGDTYDGDEIILLKSEYFILPRHSEMIYKAGNTLEETITWLCSSGILTEAFSEREFEPFNPNSIKE, encoded by the coding sequence ATGAACTTCGATAATTATAAAATAATACCCAATTACAAGACCAATAAAACCGATTTGTTCGTGGCCGATGAAGAAGAGATTCTGGCTTGTGAGAAAACCTTAAATATTACTTTCGATGAAGATTACAAAGCATACGTTTCAGAATTTGGGAGCGGAATCCTGGGCGGAACTTACGTAAGGATTTATCTTCCTGAAACGATTGTACTAACGTTGGAAGGATGGAAAAGCCGTATCACAGAGTATTGGTTCTGGGACGAAGGAAAAGAGGTGCTTACTAAAGAGGAAGTGCTGAATTCTGTCAGAATTGGGGATACCTATGATGGTGACGAGATTATTCTTTTAAAAAGCGAATACTTTATTCTGCCAAGGCATAGCGAAATGATCTATAAAGCAGGGAATACGCTTGAAGAGACCATAACCTGGCTGTGTTCGTCAGGAATCCTCACAGAAGCATTTTCTGAAAGAGAATTTGAGCCTTTTAATCCGAATAGTATCAAAGAATAA
- a CDS encoding 2Fe-2S iron-sulfur cluster-binding protein: MDVLIKIKDREGVIHELQAPTDMAMNIMELCKAYELPVEGTCGGMAMCASCQCYVLNDVALPEMGDEEEAMLSEAFYVKSNSRLGCQIPITTELEGLELELAPEY, from the coding sequence ATGGATGTATTAATAAAGATTAAAGATCGAGAAGGAGTTATACACGAGTTACAAGCTCCAACTGATATGGCAATGAACATAATGGAGTTGTGCAAAGCATACGAGCTTCCTGTTGAAGGAACCTGTGGCGGAATGGCCATGTGTGCTTCCTGCCAATGTTATGTTTTAAATGATGTTGCGTTACCAGAAATGGGGGATGAAGAAGAAGCCATGCTGTCGGAAGCATTTTATGTTAAATCAAATAGCCGCTTAGGTTGTCAGATTCCAATTACTACTGAATTAGAAGGTCTGGAATTAGAACTAGCCCCGGAATATTAA
- a CDS encoding NifU family protein, with protein sequence MTTEELTSNVLLALDEIRPFLNSDGGDITLISIDDDKHVKVRLEGACISCSVNQMTLKAGVETTIKKYAPQIETVVNIM encoded by the coding sequence ATGACAACAGAAGAATTAACAAGCAACGTATTATTGGCTCTTGACGAGATCAGACCTTTTTTAAATTCTGACGGAGGAGACATTACGCTTATTTCGATAGACGATGACAAACATGTTAAAGTTCGTCTTGAAGGAGCATGTATTAGCTGCAGTGTAAATCAGATGACCCTAAAAGCGGGAGTTGAGACAACTATAAAAAAATATGCACCACAAATAGAAACTGTGGTGAATATAATGTAA
- a CDS encoding Mrp/NBP35 family ATP-binding protein, which yields MKLDRKEILKALETITIAGEGKNMVESGAVANVITFGDEVVVDLVLHTPAMHIKKRAEDDIKKTIHELVSPEAKIKVNIKVETPEKNEIKGRAIPGIKNIIAVASGKGGVGKSTVTANLAVTLAKMGFSVGVLDADIYGPSMPIMFDVENEKPVSITVDGKSKMKPIESYEIKILSIGFFTAPSQAVIWRGPMAAKALNQMIFDADWGELDFMLIDLPPGTGDIHLSIMQSLPITGAVVVSTPQAVALADAKKGVAMFMQDNINVPVLGIIENMAYFTPAELPDNKYYIFGQEGAKNLAEDLNVPFLGEVPIVQSIREAGDYGRPAALQTASAIETVFEEITRNVVQETVNRNDSLPATEAIKITTMAGCSAVKKN from the coding sequence ATGAAATTAGACAGAAAAGAAATTCTTAAAGCTCTAGAAACAATTACTATAGCGGGAGAAGGAAAAAATATGGTTGAAAGCGGCGCTGTTGCCAACGTCATTACTTTTGGTGATGAAGTTGTTGTTGATTTGGTGTTGCATACACCGGCAATGCATATCAAAAAAAGAGCTGAAGATGATATCAAAAAAACAATTCATGAATTGGTATCTCCTGAAGCAAAAATCAAAGTAAATATTAAAGTAGAAACTCCGGAGAAAAACGAAATTAAAGGTCGTGCTATCCCTGGAATCAAAAATATTATTGCGGTTGCTTCCGGTAAGGGAGGAGTTGGAAAATCAACTGTTACTGCAAACCTTGCTGTAACACTTGCCAAAATGGGCTTTTCGGTTGGGGTTCTTGATGCCGATATCTACGGACCATCAATGCCAATCATGTTTGATGTTGAAAACGAAAAACCGGTTTCGATTACTGTTGATGGAAAATCAAAAATGAAGCCTATTGAGAGTTATGAAATTAAAATACTTTCTATTGGTTTCTTTACAGCTCCAAGTCAGGCTGTGATCTGGAGAGGTCCGATGGCTGCAAAAGCGTTGAACCAAATGATTTTTGATGCCGATTGGGGAGAATTAGATTTTATGCTAATCGATTTGCCTCCGGGAACCGGAGACATCCACCTTTCGATCATGCAATCGTTACCAATTACAGGAGCTGTGGTAGTAAGTACGCCTCAGGCAGTGGCTTTGGCTGATGCTAAAAAAGGAGTAGCGATGTTCATGCAGGACAACATTAATGTACCTGTTTTGGGAATCATCGAGAACATGGCTTATTTTACACCGGCAGAATTACCTGACAATAAATATTATATCTTTGGACAAGAAGGAGCAAAAAATCTTGCCGAAGACTTAAATGTTCCTTTTTTAGGAGAAGTTCCAATTGTACAATCTATTCGTGAAGCTGGTGATTACGGTCGTCCGGCTGCTTTGCAAACTGCTTCGGCAATCGAAACTGTTTTTGAAGAAATCACCCGAAATGTTGTACAGGAAACTGTAAACAGAAACGATAGCTTACCTGCAACCGAAGCCATAAAAATTACGACTATGGCAGGCTGTTCAGCAGTAAAAAAGAATTAA
- a CDS encoding L,D-transpeptidase family protein — translation MRNFTSLSVIITVSFLLFSFESSAKESHVKHKVRELENVFASNRYFFKAIVDAEAIGQFYKKYPNLKKYQNDVLDLYKKKEFKTIWYDDKSVSEFGALLYHKVRLLNEQGIKATMPYMNLVDDVFNENVTNDLPQIDTELLLSNMYVFYASNVYSGVDPATLKKIGWFLPAKSISYSKILDSLMVDPDRLNKDETLLFGQYYKLRAVLKRYRNIEKNNQWTKIDIDSINYKDLKPFDSGVAVKQIRQRLFVVGDLPQDSKRAVYDEEMMAGVLKYKKRYGLKLNYAITRDHINQMNEPIGNRIKTIMLNMERCRWIPTALAKANEYVMVNIPSFRLIYVKNGKYELVSDVFVGTRMTETVIFSGNMDRIVFSPYWYVPQSIIKNELKLKMAEDKNYLADHNMEWNGGNVRQKPGPKNSLGLVKFMFPNPNDIYLHDTPAKSLFDFEKRIFSHGCINVKEAKNLALAILKDNPDWPVDKIDKAMSGEKETTCMLKTKIPIYIGYFTAWVTDDGEIGFYPDVYDRDKQLDKLLYSDSVVSK, via the coding sequence ATGCGAAATTTTACTTCTTTATCTGTAATCATTACCGTTAGTTTTTTGCTGTTTTCTTTTGAATCTTCTGCTAAAGAAAGCCATGTAAAGCATAAAGTCAGGGAGCTTGAGAATGTTTTTGCATCCAACAGGTATTTCTTTAAAGCTATTGTTGATGCAGAAGCAATCGGCCAGTTTTATAAAAAATATCCCAACCTGAAAAAATACCAAAATGACGTTTTGGATCTGTATAAGAAAAAGGAATTTAAGACGATCTGGTACGATGATAAGAGCGTGAGCGAGTTTGGAGCGCTGCTGTATCATAAGGTTCGATTACTCAACGAGCAGGGAATTAAGGCTACGATGCCTTATATGAATTTGGTAGATGATGTTTTTAACGAGAACGTAACGAATGATCTTCCTCAAATCGACACCGAGCTTTTGCTGTCTAATATGTATGTGTTTTATGCAAGCAATGTTTATTCAGGAGTTGATCCCGCGACACTAAAAAAAATAGGATGGTTCCTTCCGGCCAAAAGCATTTCGTATTCTAAAATACTAGACTCGCTTATGGTAGATCCCGACCGTTTAAACAAAGACGAGACTCTTTTATTTGGGCAATATTACAAGCTTAGAGCGGTGTTGAAAAGATACCGAAACATTGAGAAAAACAATCAATGGACAAAAATTGATATCGACAGCATAAATTATAAAGACTTAAAGCCGTTTGATAGTGGTGTTGCGGTCAAACAAATCAGACAGCGTTTGTTTGTGGTGGGCGATTTGCCACAAGATTCTAAAAGAGCGGTATACGATGAAGAGATGATGGCCGGAGTTTTAAAGTATAAAAAAAGATACGGACTGAAATTGAATTATGCGATCACCCGCGATCACATTAACCAAATGAATGAACCAATTGGGAATCGCATTAAAACCATCATGTTAAATATGGAACGATGCCGATGGATTCCGACCGCATTAGCAAAGGCCAATGAGTATGTAATGGTTAACATCCCGTCTTTTAGGCTGATTTATGTAAAAAATGGTAAATACGAACTTGTTTCAGATGTTTTTGTGGGAACCCGAATGACCGAAACGGTGATCTTTAGCGGTAATATGGATCGAATTGTATTTAGTCCGTATTGGTATGTGCCGCAGAGTATCATTAAAAATGAGCTGAAATTAAAAATGGCAGAAGATAAAAATTATCTGGCAGATCATAATATGGAATGGAACGGAGGAAACGTAAGACAAAAACCGGGACCTAAAAACTCACTCGGACTGGTTAAATTCATGTTTCCAAACCCAAATGACATTTACCTGCATGATACTCCGGCCAAAAGCTTATTCGATTTTGAAAAACGTATTTTCAGTCATGGCTGCATCAATGTTAAAGAAGCAAAAAATCTGGCTCTTGCCATTTTAAAGGATAATCCGGACTGGCCTGTCGATAAAATAGATAAGGCCATGAGCGGTGAAAAAGAAACTACCTGCATGCTGAAAACCAAAATCCCGATTTACATAGGGTATTTTACAGCCTGGGTAACTGATGACGGAGAAATTGGTTTTTATCCGGATGTTTATGACAGGGATAAACAATTAGATAAGTTACTGTATTCAGATTCTGTTGTTTCAAAATAA